One Tachysurus vachellii isolate PV-2020 chromosome 5, HZAU_Pvac_v1, whole genome shotgun sequence genomic window, tattatttttacataaaacctATTGTAATGAATGATCGGACACGAGATGTGTGGGATCCTTTTGCAGGATTGAtaataacaaatccaaaacagcaGATAAAAGAGTAGTCAAGGACAGTCACGAGGTcgaaaaacaaacaatcagtCAGCAAGGCATAGAATCTAATAGAAACAAATGATACAAAAAACATAGTCAGAGCAAACgggcaaataataataacagcttcttataataataacagtatgcTTGGAGAGATAATACTTCGCTCTGCTAATAGCCAGTGTGTGGCAATACATTCATAGGAAGCACCCTCATTTCCTGGTCGAGTTGTTCCACTTGACCGTTGGACTGAGGGTGGCACCCCAAGTTGAGGCTAATATTGATACCCAGGCTCCCACAGCAGGCTTACCACACCCTCTACATAAACAGGACCCCCTGGTCTGATACAATGTCCTCTGGTATGCTGCGGTTGCGCAAGGCATGCTCCATTATCATCCTGGCAGTTTTCATGGCCATGGGTAGCTTCCTGTTCAAGTAAACCCTGGTGAAGCTGTCTTAAGGGTCTTGGGCACTTGGGCACAGTTTGGGCAAGATTCCGCATAGTCTTTGCCATCCCCAGAAAGGTAGGGTCACCAGAAGTGGTTTTGCATCATTCTCGTAGTGTGACGAGCCCCTGGGTGTCTAGAGCTCGAGGCCAAGTGGACTCATTGCATGTTTCCTGGACTTTTTAACACTGTGTAGACATGGCTGACATAGATTTGGAAGGTCTTGGAGTATAGCAGGATATCACCAATGTAGATGATTGCGCATGATAGCAGATCTCTGAAGATTTTGTTCATATGTTCTGTGGAGCATCAGTGCTAATAGCCCAGGTGCTGGATGTGAAAATCCCCAGCCTCACTAGctgttgtctgtctgttagGAACTTAGTAGTTGATATGGTAGGTACTGTAGGAAGGCCGAGCTAAAGTCCATAAACAGGATCCTGGCATAGGTCCCTGGTCTTTCAAGGTGTTGCCAGATATAATGCAGGTCTGTGTTGATTGCATCATCCACTGACCTGTTTGCCCAATAAGCAAACTGAAGAGGGTCCAGCAAGGATCCAGTAATGTTCTTTAGATGCACCAGCACTTGTCTCTTAAATGACTTCATGACCATAGACGTTAGGGCAGCAGGACTGTAGTCATTTAGCCCTGTGATCCTGGGGGACTGAAACTAGGCTTTTCAGACCTGCAGTAAAACTCATTCAGGTCTTCAGGATGTTGTTGACATGTCACAGAGCTTAGGGATGTCATCTTGTAGCTGGTGATAGCTTCCAGCATCCAGGTCTTCTGCAGCAGCTTTAAAAATCTCCAATCAGTGAAATTGAAACAGGCTTTAAGGCCTGCTTTGTTTCGGTGGTCCATCTCTTTGCAGTTCATAATTCAGGTTTAGCttgaattaaagtaaataaattaattaaaaaaagtaaagtaaataaatgaattaaacttgaattaagtaaataaattaacagaTAGTTTTGAAGGAAATATCCAAATGTACAGCTGGAAATGCATCAAAATATCCCCAAAAgtctaaaattaataatttacttaataataaatTGCTTTTTAGACCTGAGAGCAGGTTGCAATACATGATTTGCTTAAAATGTAATGATACTTCATTGAATTTAGTTGTTGCTAAGtaattattttaagaaaatagTCCACACTAAATAGTACTATCTGTATAGAACATTTCCACGAAAGAGATATTTTCTTACTGCAATTTCTGTCACTATTCGTAAACCATGTCAACCAGTGGCATTCAGTAAATTTACAGAAGGTTGCATACCCTAAAAGAAATTCTTAAACATCTATAATCATGTGTCTGGggggaatataaataaataaatagataaaaatgctTCATAAGAGCGATACTTCAGTTTGATTCTGCAACACTAGAAAAAAGTGTTCTCAATAACTGACTcaacaaaatcaaaaatattCAGTGAGCCCTCGAGCCCTGTAGACCAATCCaacttcacctttttttttttttttttttttcaaattaggtataaacaaattagGTATTTGAAAATTACAGAACAATGTTATCTCCTCCCAGaaaatatagtataaataaTCTTGTACAGCTCTCCAGACACAGGAGCAACATTTTTGGGATTTTCAAGTAAACAGAGACCTGATACCACATTGGAAACATGGACGCCTTCTTTGGAACGTGGAAACTCGTCAAAAAAGTGAACGTTGATGAATTCATTAAAGCAGTcggtaatattttttaatactgcAGTGGCATTTCTTAtttatgtgaatgtaaatgttatgacATTTCTTTACATAGTGACAAATAACTCCCATTTCTATTTGGAGTTTGTGTCATTCATGCTTGGGTtggatttattgttgttgtcttttTGCTGTATATTTTCACAGGTGCAAAACTAACCGATGATTCTAATCTAACTGAGACTGTTTCCAAAGAGGGGGACAATTTTGTCTGGACAACAAAGAGAGGCCAACATGCCACAGAAATTAAGTTCAAATTGGATAAAGTATTCAATGATGGTACCATAGAGGGGAGACAATGTTTCGTAAGAGCCTAGAAATCATTTCCAATTTATTCCATCATATCTTTATACAATCTCTGTTCAAGTTTCTCTCAGTAAGTACGAGAGTGTAGTCTTAGCATGAAGCAAATCTTGGGAAGCTGatcttattatatttaattctaattttttttgccACCCAAATGGTAAAATATCAATttctttaaatatgtaaatattataaatgcatATTTTCTCTCTAGAGTACCATAAGCCTTAAGGGAAAGCAACTGGTACAGGTGAAGAAATGGGGTAGAAAAGAAAGCACAATTATCCGTGAGGTTAACGGGAAAAACATGACAATGGTGAGAAGGCATTTAAGTAGCACTTGTAAATTAACAGACTTTTACAAAAAAGCATGTAATaatacactttttcattgtatcTTACAGACAGCGAAATTTGGTGGTGTTCAAGGACAATGCATTTATGAGAAAGTTTAATCATTAATCAGTGATAAAATCATTAAAGCTTCTTTGTGATGAAGTTATCTGAATAATTTAATCATTAGTAAGATATCAGTGTGCATACAATTACACTGAAATAttgcaattaaaaatatattttaaaatgtgtatctATTTGTCTTTATGCCATACAGAGAACACAATATTAGTGTAATTTATGAGCTTCAGTTTAAATTTCTGGGACACTAAATGGTGCAACATATGTGATTTAATATAAGAATTAACTACATGTAACTACTGTACTCAAGTCTTTGGGGGATTTTTGGATGAAATACAGCTACACAAAAGAAAACCTCCACTTATAAAACTTATTTGTCTTTGCTGGACTTGTTGAATTAACCCAGACAAAAACACTGTAAGTGGTAATACTAAGATTAAATATACAAGTCATACAAGTTATTCAAGTTATACAGAagttattttgaaaaatgttttgtatgaaTCTAATAAAAACCAGCAGTACATCTCTGGCCTACCTATCTAATACTGTTTGTGCACAAGTTACATATAAGACATATTAATCACtgcctgattattattattattattttattatatattatttttacataaaacctATTGTAATGAATGATCGGACACGAGATGTGTGGGATCCTTTTGCAggattaataataacaaatccaaaacagcaGACAAAAGAGTAGTCAAGGACAGTCAGGAGGTCGAAAAACAAACAATCGGTCAGCAAGGCATAGAATCTAATAGAAAAAAGATGCGAAAAACATAGTCAGAGCAAACgggcaaataataataacagcttcGTATGCTTGGAGAGATAATACTTCGCTCTGCTAATAGCCAGTGTGTGGCAATACATTCATAGGAAGCACCCCCACTTCCTGGTTGAGTTGTTCCACTTGACCGTTGGACTGAGGGTGGCACCCCAAGTTGAGGCTAATATTGATACCCAGGCTCCCACAGCAGGCTTACCACACCCTCTACATAAACAGGACCCCCTGGTCTGATACAATGTCCTCTGGTATGCTGCGGTTGCGTAAGGCATGCTCCATTATCATCCTGGCAGTTTTCATGGCCATGGGTAGCTTCCTGTTCAAGTAAACCCTGGTGAAGCTGTCTTAAGGTTCTTGGGCACTTGGGCACAGGTTGGGCAAGATTCCGCATAGTCTTTGCCATCCCCAGAAAGGTAGGGTCACCAGAAGTGGTTTTGTATCATTCTTGTAGTTAATAATAAATTGCTTTTTAGACCTGAGAGCAGGTTGCAAAACATGATTTACTCAAAATGTAACGATACTTCATTGAATTTAGTTGTTGCTAAGtaattattttaagaaaatagTCCACACTAAATAGTACTATCTGTATAGAACATTTCCATGATAGAGATATTTTCTTACTGCAGTTTCTGTCACTATTCATAAACCATGTCAACCAGTGGCATTCAGTAAATATACAGAAGGTTCATTCATTCGGGGACTTCCGGTGGCGCACGCTGCAAGATGGCTGCACGATGGCTGCACAACACTAGGCTCCCAAATATTAACCTCTTATTTCTAGTTATTCATGTCATACAGAGGGAATATTGTCTCTTTTTGACAACTGGTGAATTCTAATACAAAGATGGCTACCGGCAAAAAGTCAATTTCACCCCAAAAGTCTGCTACGACCAGCAAACGCCTCAAAACACTCGACGACGATGTTGCCTCAATTGTTAGCCACGCAATTGAAGCACAACAGGAGGCTATGCGAGAAATGGTTTCTTGTATGCTGACGGAGGCGATAAAGACGGCTCTCAATCCATTCAACGACTACATTAAAGAAAACAGCGCTGTTCTTCGTACAATGAAACAAGAAATTGACTCTCTGAGTAATAGTATGGCGTCGATTACAACGAAAGTGGACAATCTTCAAGGTGGTTTACGCAATTCAAAGAAGGATACGAACTTTTGCTTGACTCAGTTAGAGCAGATTCAACGAAAATGCAACGACCTCGAAGATCGGTCACGTCGCAATAACGTTCGTCTGGTGAATCTACCAACAGGAATGGAAGGCGACGACCCCATCTACAGAAAATGTTGCCTAAATGGATCCCTGACCTTTCGATGCGCTCTTGCCAGATTGAGATCGACAGAGCCCATCGCGTCTATTCGAACTCCAACTCATCTAAACCACGATCGATGATATTTCGGCTTCTTCACTATCCTGACAGGCAAGCCATCCTTCAAGGAGCACGTAAAGCAAAACCCACCTTGCCCGGAGGAGCGTGTCTGACTACAGTCACGAGACGGCACAAAAAAGGAAGGCGTTTTCAACCGTAAGATCCAAACTTCACCAGAAAGGTGCTGAAACTTTCCTTATCTACCCAGCATTGCTGAAAGTTACTTACAAAGGTCAGAAAAACTCGTTTGAATCTCTGGAGGATGCTGAAAAATATCTGGAGGGTCTTAATGAAACAGCAACACTGACTGCTCGCAGATCCTTAAGATTTCCACCTGAGGAGTCAATGGACTTATAATTGCTTTTGaaaacagatttgtttaatACAAGAACTAGAAACCAGTTCAGCGTTTGCTCATGGTTCAGCACATCAGAGTGAAATGGTAACATTCCTATTTTTATATGgtactttatttaattgtttattctatttttatttttatacctcATGTGCGGACTGttagaacgctgacacaatcagctacgcaatgatgattttcattcaatccgagcacagatattgactcgtattactcgtataatactcgtactcggcagaagtgctttattcgtaccggatactcgtttcaggcgagtatccggctcatctctaataatcGTCTTATAATTCTacatttctctgtttgtttaaatCATAGAGGTTAATAAGGTAAATAGTGTTCTAGACATTGCCTCGCGATCGCCACAGATGTTTGCTAAAAGGGTTAtaggggagagggagggggcgCTTAGGCGCATAAAGCACCCAGGACCGATACTGATTTTGTTACTGCAAATGGTTGTGAAAATCTTGGTTATATGCTCAACAATCTGTTTTTTACCTTATGCGTTATTCTGTGTGATAGCAACAATTGTAGACTatggttaatataaatatattgtctcTCAATGTTAGGGGGTTGAATTCTCCGATTACACGTACTTGGGTTTTAGATCTTATGCACAGAAAGAAAATCGATGTAGCGTTTCTTCAAGAAACCCATCTTACTGCAATGGACACCCAAAGAATGCAAAACAGGCGTTATATTCCCATAATATCATCATGTTGTAAGTCTAAAAAACAAGGGGTGACAATTCTTTTTAAAcgtaattttaattttattgttgaaCATAAAGGCTCTGATGACGATGGCAGAGTTGCGTATTGTTGTGCCTTAATTGAAGGAAATAGGTATGCAtttgttaatatactgtatatgccccAAACTCATATGACGCCTCCTTTTTTCCACAAGTTTGGAAAACTCTTTTATCTCTTCATAGCTATTCAATTATCATTTGAATAAGTGTTTGACATGGCTTTGGATCGCTCCAATCCTTCAATTTCAGTGGCACAGTCTCATTCTTCTGCAGCACTGAGATTGTTTAGTAAAGACCTAGACTTATGTGATGCCTGGCGTTTACATAATCCAACAGCTAAAGAATACACCTATTTTTCCCCAAGCCACAAATCATTTTCAAGAATTGattatattttactttcatCTATGCTACTTTCAGATCTAATACACATTGAGTTCCTACCACAAAGTGTTTCTGACCGTAATGCTGTATTAGCACATCTCCAGGTTAAGACATCCTGTAAATCGTCAAGATGGAGATTTAACACTCTACTTCTACAAAACGAGGAATTCCTATCTCAGTTGTGACCAGAACTGACTGATTTTATTAGACTGAATCAAAACTCAGTCTCCAACAATGATATGCTATGGGCATCTAAGGCTTTTTAGGGAACAAAGCCATTTCCTTTTCTGCTAGACTTAAAAAGAAGTATTTTGAAAAAATATCAGTATTAGAAAAAAGATGTGGGGACTTAGAAAAGGAATTAGGATACAACTTTTCCAATATTAAGCTACATGAGTTAAATGTTGAAAGGGCTGCACTCAGTGATTTGCTTCACAGAAGAGCAGAATATCTTATGCATATTATGAAACAGAAATACTATATAGATGGAAGCAGACCAAGCCGGCTCCTTGCACTTACTCTGAAAAAACATGAGCAACGTTTTAATATAAGGGCGATTAGAAAttcaaaaaaaattcacatcccaaagatattaacaaaatattcaTGTCATTCTTTGAAAAATTATATGTTTCAGAAACACAACCCAGTACTGGCCAGTTAAAAAGATTTTTCGaccaattgaatttaaataaactttcaaAGGAGGAAGTGGACAACCTTGACTCTGATATAACTCTAGAAGAACTACATAATGCAATAATCTGTTCGAGTAAAGGAAAGTCTCCCGGAATTGATGGCCTTCCGGCTGAGTTATACCTGGTGCTATGGGATTTATTAGGCCACATTTGGTTACGTACTATAAATGAGGCCGTATTCAAAGGCCATTTTCACCAAGACTTAAATATGGCTCTAATCTCTGTTCTACCTAAACCCGGAAAGGATCACTCAGACTGTTCTAATTATAGGTCCATAAAGTTATTGCTAGACGTCTACAAGTAGTAATACATAAGCTAATTGATCCAGATCAATCAGGTTTTATCCCTGGACGCCTGGCTTCTGACAACGTCCGCCGAGTGTTACACGTCATTGCGGAATCAAGGAAAGTGAAAGTGCCTAGTGGCCTTCTATTTATTGATGCCGAAAAAGCCTTTGATCGGCTTGAATGGGGTTATCTGTGGTATACTTTAAAGAAGTTAAATTTTGGTGACCGGTTCATTAGAATGATACAAACTCTATACACTAACCCCATGGCCAGGGTATCTACTGGTGGACTCATATCAGACAGGTTTTATATTCATAGAGGTACAAAGCAGGGTCGTCCACTTTCCCCCTTTTTGTTCAATTTATCAATAGAACCTCTAGCACAGTATGTTAGGCAGTGCAATCTCGTTACACCAATCCGGTTAGGTGCTTCAAGCCACTCTATTTCCCTATATGCATAtgacatattattatttctatctgACTTGCAGCGCTCGCTTCCTAACGCCCTCAAAATTATAGACGAATTTGGCATACTATCGGGATTTAAAATTAATCTTTCAAAAACTATTTTGATGCCTCTTAATTCCGATGATTTAAACCTTTCTATTCCAAGCAATATCTTAATATCAACATAAGTTAAATACTTAGGGATCGAACTCAGACCTACTTTATCCCTAATctcaaaaataaactttatgtCAATCTCTGAGAAAATAGAGGCTGATATTCAACGTTGGATGTATCTACCCTCATCACCTTCAGCCCGAATGTCAGTGATAAAGATGAATATTCTGCCTCGCATTAATTTTATTAGTTCCATGCTTCCTCTCCCCCCACCTACAAATTATTGGAAGAAAATATATactaagaaaatatatttggaATGGAAAACGTCCCCGCGTTAAGTGGTCTACACTtcaaagaattaaaacagaAGGTGGATGGGGCTGCCCAAATTTTAAATTGCATCATTGGTCCTTTGTTCTGCTCGTGGTCAAGAAATGGTTTGATCCTTGTTCACAGTCCTCGTGGAAAGTAATAGAGTGAGAGATtatttttctacccatgctgagacacccatgctatgatcgtcttccgtgcgttgaaatttttggacctccactgagacaaggctgactctgtgagaaccctgagacatctacagatctaccggctccagttggactctgtgatacttgtatatttgtaaccacaccatctagtgtcacccatatgaggatgggttcccctttgagtctggttcctctcaaggttttttcctttaccaatctaagggagtttttccttgccactgttgcctgagcctcctcagacttgctcattggggacaaatacacatacacacatacatacatacatacacactgtgaactgtatatatcttgaatttttattatattaattctttatacttctccttatgtttatcttttgttctatgtttatgttctgtaaagctgctttgtgacaatgtccattgtaaaaagcgctatacaaataaacttgaattgaattgaattgaattatttcaCCAATTCGATtgcaagattttttattttctggtctcTCATATAGGAAGTGCTCATTACATTATGGACCTATACTCTCCTACACTctccaaatatttaaaaagattgaATCCCTTTTTCCTTCTAAAACAATATGGCATACTCATACTCCGATATGGCACAATCAGAATCTGCTTTCTGGTAGGCAACCATTTGTACAGCCAACTTGGGCTGCAAAAGGTGTTCTAACGTTAAAAGATATAAGTGGAGAGAAATCAATTTTGAATTTTCAAGACTTAACAGGAAGATTTAACATTTCCCGTAacactttatttctatattttcaaCTTCGTTCCGcattaaaatatctaaaagtTCCTTGGGACAATAATCTTCTGACCCACCCAGTAATGCAATGGATTCAAAAAGCACCAAGCATAGGaattgtctcttatttttacttttgcttcTCAAACCTTAATTCTGATGACCTCCCTAAAGCTAGAGTGTGGGAAGCAGATCTGACTCCCTATAATAGAAGCATTGATTGGGACACAGTATGGGTTAATACATTCCATGCGTCCTCAAACTCTAACCAGAAattcattcactttaaaattATTCACAGAGCATATTTAACCACACGTATACGTTATGCGATGGGTATTTCACCCCAGCCGTATTGCATGTTTTGCGGACCAGGTTGCCTTGACACTTTCAGGCATATGTTATGGGACTGTCCAGGTGTACAAAAATTCTGGGACATCGTGATTGATGGTATATATAAGGTTATCGGGATTCGTTTTCCCAAGGATcctgttattttgttgttgaaCAGAAATTTTGGCTAGCAGCTTTGACTGTGGCAAAGAAACTATTAGTTCAAGACTGGAAACCCCCGCATGACCTTTCTGCTAAGCACTGGATTCACTCCTTATTGGAAATACTATATGTGAAACTGTCTTCTGCAAGGGCTAACCATGCAAAGCCTGCTACTCTATCTATGTGGCAGAACTGGATTTCCATAGCCTCGAAGATTTTGGTTATTTAGTCTAAAGTTGTTATTCGGTTGTTAATATTACAACTGattcaatttgtatatttttgtgtatatttctttGAGGTTATTCTGTTGTACTTTTGTATTTCCATGAGTCCTGGGGTGCAGTGGGATGGGGAGGTATGGGGGGTGGTTGTGGGAGGGTATTagtttaaaaaggttttctctctttctgttgtgttgtattattGCATGttctatcaaaataaaaacagtgaattacAAAAAgaaggttcattcattcattcattcattttctaccgcttatccgaactacctcgggtcacggggagcctgtgcctatctcaggcgtcatcaggcatttTTTGAATCAGAGCTACCAGGAGAGAGCCCCCAAAGGGCTTGCAGCAGTTGGGTGTTGGATTACTGGAGCCCTGTGAGCTGTTGATGATAGGCTACCAGCATTTTGCTCTGTTGTATGACAAGAGGCTAAAGTTGGGATTGGCTTGCTGACCCTGTCAGGGTGACCACTGGGCAATGAGATTCCAGCCAGGGGCAGAACGTCAGGATTGACAAAGTAGCTCTGGAGTGGCACatatagctcgacagagagagagagagagagagagagagagagagagagagagagagagagagagagagagagagagagagagagagagagagagagagaggaaaattgttaggtataattgtaatcatgtgatggacaatgtaaattaggTGCATATAGGATAAAACTTGGTGAAGCCCAGGGGATTGTGCAAATTAACATTCATTTGACAGCAAAAGTTTGCCAAGTTGAAATTTCAGGTTTCCCACAGTGCTTGTTCTGTGAATTCTGAGCAGttcttttaaaatttaatttttttttatatgagctCCTATCAAAGAAGCAATACTTTAGTTTGATgttgcaaaacaaataaatacaaatttttaaaaatattcagtgaGCCCTCGAGCCCTGTAGACCAATCCAActtcacaggtttttttttttcgaaattAGGTATAAACAAATTTGGCATTTGACAATTACATAACATTGTAATCTCCTCCCAGAAAATATAGCATAAATAATCTCTTATAACTCTTCAGAAACAAGGCCTGATACTACATTGGAAACATGGACGTCTTCTTTGGAACTTGGAAACTCGTCAAAAAAGTGAACTTTGATGAAATCATGAACGCAGTCTGTAAATTTTTTAATACTGCAGTGACATTTCTTATGTATGTGAATGTAAAcgttttgacattttttaaatggtgACAAATGATTCCCATTTCTATTTGGAATTCGTGACATTAATGCTTGGGttggattattttttgtttttgtgtgtgttttttttctgtatattttcacGTTACATGAAATGAATGATGTTCCAGTGACTGAGAGTGTTTCCAAAGTGGGGGGGGCAATTTGGTCTGGACAATAAAGAAAGGCCAACAAaccacagaaataaaatttcaacTGGATGACGTGTTCCATGATGGTATAGAGGGGAACATAGAGGGGAAACTGTTCCTGATTCCATAACTGAACAATttaagacttcagcaggaacgAACTAGTGTTATATcagtaatgaactcagaaattttGCTGACCTATAAGTTGCTCCGAAACTCTTGGTAACACAAGACCATTTCACAATATACAGATGTTGAAACAGCATTATTTATAATTGCACGCTCTCTgttgtcacccagatgagggcgggttcctttttgagtctggttcctctcaaggtttcttcctcattcttGCTCATtgctaaatttttattttacaacagTGCAACATGACAAATTTAGCCAGCCATGAACTCTAGCAGAATTGCATAACCAGTTAGTGAGAGACTGGGTTAAAATCACAGGAATTTTCTCAAAACACTGCTGGTATCCTTAACTGACAGGATTACTGCTGTTATTAAGAGAGACATAACTATATAATACATAAGGTTATTTGGAAGGAAGTAAATGACACGTGATTCATTTTTGTGGTcctttttcatatattttaatataattaatacattaatattacTGCTAATTCTGTATTGTGactaatattcaatattcaatatattaattttatatcatAGCAgattttattgaattaatagatagatacactgtaaaatgtaaatggacATGACTAATTGAAACATGTCATCAGTCCTCTGATGTGATGACATGACTAATTGAAACATGTCATCAGTCCTCTGATGTGATGACATGACTAATTGAAACATGTCATCAGTCCTCTGATGTGTTGACATGACTAATTGAAACATGTCATTAATCATGATGTGATTAATGccatgtttacatatttatcagAACTGAACAGTGACTGCATTAGCATAACCCACATGACTCAGTagttttaactttttttctCAACATCTCAAAACCCTTTATGCATGGGGTGCTCTTTCACTTACTAACAGTTCATTTAGCTAACAAATATAgaacaatattaacaataataaaactataGGCCAGAGGTATTCAGTTCATCACGATTTTGCGTGTCA contains:
- the LOC132846057 gene encoding fatty acid-binding protein, brain-like, with product MDAFFGTWKLVKKVNVDEFIKAVGAKLTDDSNLTETVSKEGDNFVWTTKRGQHATEIKFKLDKVFNDGTIEGRQCFSTISLKGKQLVQVKKWGRKESTIIREVNGKNMTMTAKFGGVQGQCIYEKV